The sequence GGGGAAATAATCAAAAAAATTACATCGGAGTGGCAACCAGGCGGGCAGGCCGTTCGCGTGGGGGCTGATACACTCCGCCACGGTTTCCCGGCCGGGTTGGTGCGGGGGCTGGACCCTGGGGGGGTTGAGACATGGAGCCGTGGATTCATCCGGAGACGCGGGAGGCGCCTGGCCTTCCGCCGCTGGCGGTGCGCGTGCCGCGCCGGAACTTCGAAGGTTTGTTTCAACACGCCCTGAGGCCGGCCGGCCTGTTCGCGCAGGCGCTGCGGGACGTGGGCTACGACCCGGACGCGGTGGAGGAAGTGCTCCCGCTGGAGGTGTGGCGCGCGTCGCTGGCGGTGGCGCGGCGGCATGCGTGCCCGGGCCTGACGAGCGAGGACGCCAACCGCGTGCTGGGCACGCACTACGTGGACGGCTTCGCGCAGACGCTGGTGGGGCGCATCTTCGCGGCGGCGGCGCCGCTG is a genomic window of Corallococcus macrosporus containing:
- a CDS encoding DUF2378 family protein, with the protein product MEPWIHPETREAPGLPPLAVRVPRRNFEGLFQHALRPAGLFAQALRDVGYDPDAVEEVLPLEVWRASLAVARRHACPGLTSEDANRVLGTHYVDGFAQTLVGRIFAAAAPLLGAERCLARLPTYLRAGRDDMKLLLEPVRTREWRARVVDADPLPDFVAGVVEQVLRRTRVLPRVDVLERAEHVYSLRIRWDEA